The following are encoded in a window of Gramella sp. MT6 genomic DNA:
- a CDS encoding AIR synthase related protein — protein MSKEISKRYSGRGVSAGKEDVHNAIKNVGKGLFPRAFCKIVPDHLTGSEDHCLIMHADGAGTKSSLAYMYWKETGDLSVWKGIAQDALIMNIDDLLCVGATDNILLSSTIGRNKNLIPGEVISAIINGTEELISELKDFGVEIHSTGGETADVGDLVRTIIVDSTVTARMPKKDVIDNANIKPGNVIVGLSSFGQASYEKEYNGGMGSNGLTSARHDVFSKILAEKYPESFDASIPEELIYSGTKKLTDEVEDSPIDAGKLVLSPTRTYAPVIKKILTDIGASKINGMVHCSGGAQTKILHFIDEHHIIKNNLFDTPPLFKLIQQESKTDWKEMYQVFNMGHRMELYVDESIANEVIEISKSFDVDAKIVGRVEASETKKLTIKSDNGTFEY, from the coding sequence ATGAGCAAAGAAATAAGTAAACGATATTCAGGAAGAGGTGTTTCCGCAGGAAAGGAAGATGTGCATAATGCTATAAAGAATGTAGGTAAAGGGTTGTTTCCTAGGGCTTTCTGTAAGATCGTTCCAGATCATTTGACCGGAAGCGAAGATCATTGTTTGATCATGCATGCCGATGGTGCTGGAACCAAGTCTTCGCTTGCTTATATGTATTGGAAAGAAACCGGAGATCTATCGGTATGGAAGGGAATTGCTCAGGATGCTTTGATCATGAATATAGACGACCTGCTTTGTGTAGGCGCAACAGATAATATTTTGCTTTCGTCCACTATAGGGCGAAATAAAAACCTGATTCCGGGTGAAGTGATCTCGGCTATTATTAATGGTACCGAAGAATTGATCTCTGAATTAAAAGACTTTGGCGTAGAAATTCATTCTACCGGTGGAGAAACGGCCGATGTAGGCGACCTCGTAAGAACGATCATTGTAGATTCTACGGTAACAGCGAGAATGCCGAAAAAAGATGTGATAGATAATGCCAATATCAAGCCGGGTAATGTGATCGTTGGCCTGTCTTCTTTTGGGCAGGCATCTTATGAAAAGGAATATAACGGAGGTATGGGTAGTAACGGTCTTACTTCTGCCCGTCACGACGTTTTCTCTAAGATCCTTGCCGAAAAGTATCCAGAATCTTTTGATGCTTCGATTCCAGAAGAACTTATTTATTCAGGAACTAAAAAACTTACCGATGAGGTTGAAGATAGTCCAATAGATGCCGGAAAACTAGTGCTGTCTCCAACCAGGACTTATGCGCCTGTCATCAAGAAGATCCTTACCGATATTGGTGCCAGTAAGATCAATGGTATGGTTCATTGCAGTGGTGGAGCCCAAACCAAGATCTTACATTTTATAGATGAACATCATATTATAAAGAATAATTTATTCGATACGCCACCACTTTTCAAACTGATCCAGCAGGAAAGTAAAACCGATTGGAAAGAAATGTACCAGGTTTTTAATATGGGGCATAGAATGGAATTATATGTAGATGAAAGTATCGCTAATGAGGTCATTGAAATTTCTAAATCTTTTGATGTTGATGCGAAGATAGTAGGTAGGGTGGAAGCTTCAGAAACCAAAAAGCTGACAATAAAGAGCGATAACGGTACTTTCGAATATTAA
- a CDS encoding BlaI/MecI/CopY family transcriptional regulator — MEKLTNKEEEIMRVLWDLEKAFVKEVLPELKDQKLHYNTVSTIIRNLEEKGYVSHKAYGKTHQYFPVVSKESYRKQFMNMATKRFFDNSFKNVVSYFAKEEKISADELREILDIIENEKK, encoded by the coding sequence ATGGAAAAACTAACGAATAAAGAAGAAGAGATCATGCGAGTTCTCTGGGATCTGGAAAAAGCTTTTGTAAAAGAAGTTCTGCCAGAATTGAAAGACCAGAAGCTTCATTATAATACCGTTTCTACCATTATTAGAAATCTTGAGGAAAAGGGATATGTCTCGCACAAGGCTTATGGAAAGACCCATCAGTATTTCCCAGTAGTTTCCAAAGAAAGCTATCGCAAGCAGTTTATGAACATGGCCACAAAACGATTTTTTGATAACTCATTCAAGAATGTGGTTTCTTATTTCGCGAAGGAAGAAAAGATCAGTGCTGATGAACTTAGAGAGATCCTGGATATTATTGAAAATGAGAAGAAATAA
- a CDS encoding calcium/sodium antiporter, giving the protein MSVVYLLVGFVLLVIGGEFLVRASVALSLKLNISRMVIGLTVVSFATSAPELLVSLQAAIDGFSDISLGNVIGSNIANIGLVLGLTAMVSPLMVDRDFYRINWPVMMVFSIVLYFFLLSENTLSRIEGGALLLGLVVYLFILIKRSRRKDKVIVEEVDESLRDVRGFKMSLWLLIGIFALWGGSELLVLGAVDLATQLGVSERVVSVTVIAIGTSVPELAASLIAAIKKEKAISLGNLIGSNIFNIASVLGLTALIQPVVVQSSQILSNDMFWMLGIAFILLPMLLIPKFSEMGRKEGFVLLAGYSVFIILTFI; this is encoded by the coding sequence ATGAGCGTTGTATATCTACTCGTTGGCTTTGTTTTGCTGGTAATAGGAGGAGAGTTTTTGGTTAGGGCATCTGTAGCGCTATCCCTTAAACTGAATATTTCCAGAATGGTAATAGGGCTCACGGTAGTTTCTTTTGCTACCTCTGCGCCAGAATTACTGGTAAGTCTCCAGGCGGCTATAGATGGCTTTTCAGATATTTCACTTGGGAATGTGATTGGTTCGAATATTGCGAATATCGGCCTGGTGCTTGGTTTAACGGCAATGGTTTCTCCGTTAATGGTAGATAGAGATTTTTACCGTATCAACTGGCCTGTTATGATGGTGTTTTCGATCGTTCTTTATTTTTTCCTTTTAAGTGAAAATACTTTAAGCAGGATAGAGGGTGGTGCTTTATTATTAGGTCTAGTAGTTTACCTGTTCATATTGATTAAGAGGTCAAGAAGAAAAGATAAGGTTATAGTAGAGGAGGTAGATGAATCTCTTCGGGATGTTAGAGGTTTTAAAATGAGTCTCTGGCTTCTAATTGGGATCTTCGCCTTATGGGGTGGATCTGAACTCCTGGTTTTGGGAGCGGTAGATCTGGCTACACAGTTAGGTGTAAGTGAAAGAGTTGTTTCAGTTACCGTCATCGCCATTGGTACCAGCGTACCAGAACTCGCAGCTTCATTAATAGCTGCTATAAAAAAGGAGAAAGCTATTTCTCTGGGAAACCTTATTGGTTCAAATATATTTAATATAGCCTCGGTGTTGGGACTAACAGCATTAATTCAGCCTGTTGTGGTACAATCTTCGCAGATCCTTAGCAATGATATGTTCTGGATGCTGGGCATCGCTTTTATATTATTACCAATGCTTCTTATTCCTAAGTTTTCTGAAATGGGTCGAAAGGAAGGTTTTGTTCTACTGGCAGGGTATTCAGTCTTTATTATTTTAACTTTCATATAA
- a CDS encoding glutamine synthetase beta-grasp domain-containing protein has translation MSSKAKLEYIWLDGYYPTQNMRSKTKIEPDFSGKLEDCPIWSFDGSSTKQAEGGNSDCLLKPVAIYPDPARKNGYLVMSEVLNPDGTPHETNSRATIDDEDEDFWFGFEQEYFIMDTKTQLPLGFPMGGYPGPQGMYYCSVGGRNTHGRKLVERHADLCLEAGINFEGINQEVASGQWEFQVFAKGGKKAGDEVWVARYLLDRLTEEYGYYIEYHPKPVKGDWNGSGMHCNFSNTLLRTAGSKEVYDQVCEAFRPVTKEHIEVYGEYNDERLTGLHETASINDFSYGVSDRGASIRIPIITVEKGYKGWLEDRRPASNADPYKVAARIIKTVESVPVAVNA, from the coding sequence ATGAGCAGTAAGGCAAAACTAGAGTACATATGGCTGGATGGATACTATCCTACTCAGAACATGCGTAGTAAAACCAAAATTGAACCTGATTTTAGTGGAAAACTCGAAGATTGTCCTATTTGGTCCTTCGATGGTTCTTCGACCAAACAGGCTGAGGGTGGAAACTCTGATTGTTTATTGAAACCAGTTGCTATCTATCCAGACCCCGCAAGAAAAAACGGGTACCTGGTAATGTCTGAAGTACTGAATCCAGATGGTACTCCTCACGAAACAAATTCCAGGGCTACCATAGATGATGAAGACGAGGATTTTTGGTTTGGCTTTGAACAGGAATATTTTATCATGGATACAAAAACCCAGCTTCCGCTAGGCTTCCCAATGGGAGGATATCCCGGCCCGCAGGGAATGTATTATTGCTCTGTAGGCGGCAGAAATACTCATGGTAGAAAATTAGTGGAAAGACATGCCGATCTTTGCCTGGAAGCAGGAATTAATTTTGAAGGTATCAATCAGGAAGTTGCAAGCGGACAGTGGGAATTTCAGGTCTTTGCCAAAGGAGGCAAAAAAGCCGGGGATGAAGTCTGGGTTGCACGTTATTTGCTGGACAGGCTAACTGAAGAATATGGTTATTATATTGAATATCATCCTAAACCGGTAAAAGGCGACTGGAATGGTTCTGGTATGCACTGTAATTTTTCAAATACTTTATTGAGAACTGCAGGCTCAAAGGAGGTATATGACCAGGTTTGTGAAGCCTTCAGGCCGGTAACTAAAGAACATATCGAGGTTTATGGAGAATATAATGACGAAAGATTGACCGGTTTACATGAAACAGCATCGATCAACGATTTCAGCTATGGAGTTTCAGATCGTGGAGCTTCCATTCGTATTCCTATTATTACCGTGGAGAAAGGATACAAAGGCTGGCTGGAAGATCGCAGGCCGGCCTCTAATGCAGATCCTTATAAAGTGGCAGCAAGGATCATTAAAACAGTAGAATCTGTACCGGTAGCGGTTAATGCATAA
- a CDS encoding M56 family metallopeptidase, with translation MESFLIYILKASALLGLFYLSYLFLLKKETSFNLNRKFLLSGLFTSLILPLISLTKKVYIEAAPETFSYIPTSTNITQMPVENTLDWWQISGIIYLIITGFFLTRFCIQISAVIKIILVHKVQKRSAFKYLEVAEDQLPFSFFNYIVFNPYKHSEKDLRLILEHEKVHARQLHSVDIILVNLINCIFWFNPFSWFYKRSVEQNLEFLADRETVINTSEIKEYQHALVKVSIADLNPALTNHFYQSFIKKRILMLNKKSSNQSPAWKLSLVMPLILAFMLLFNVKTEAQIVENKSQIAEKSESPEPQQEPELETEIEEEIEIAEAPEEIEVEIEEAPEVSWTTETRTTRRRSMGDLGIDPLYVLNGKKYKASKLKSKYISLGSEFEILTGEDATNTFGEDAKGGAIIIPDAEIIKNFDKVMEEIGGNNQFSGRYIMVDETGKPNYVRLNSSTSAPKHEKVIFGKGHSTVQAFPKMSDYQIMHGSASNGINGTGVYEFRTKDSGHNVRIRKISNDSNKVYFQTQNSEPIYVVNEEIQTKDFLQLIDPEDIASINVLKGGMAIKEYGNKAKNGVIVIKTKEFTGESDASIFQIKNTYTNAEIEALKNQVSEKTDYELELKGIKRNDQGIITNIEVKFYNSQNMVNSNYSNSHGVPNIHVGLRKGGGLIISTSE, from the coding sequence ATGGAAAGTTTTTTAATCTACATACTTAAAGCCTCTGCCCTATTGGGTCTTTTCTACCTTAGTTATCTCTTTCTACTCAAAAAGGAAACCTCATTCAATCTCAACCGAAAGTTCTTACTTTCAGGTTTATTTACCTCTTTGATCCTTCCCCTGATCAGTTTGACTAAAAAGGTATACATCGAAGCCGCTCCCGAAACCTTCAGTTATATACCGACCTCGACCAATATCACTCAAATGCCCGTAGAGAATACCCTCGATTGGTGGCAAATTTCAGGGATCATTTATCTAATCATCACCGGGTTTTTCCTTACCAGGTTTTGTATTCAAATAAGTGCAGTCATCAAAATAATCCTGGTTCATAAAGTTCAGAAAAGATCAGCATTCAAATATCTTGAAGTAGCAGAGGATCAGTTGCCATTTTCGTTTTTCAACTACATCGTATTCAATCCATATAAACATTCTGAAAAAGATCTAAGGCTCATCCTGGAACACGAAAAGGTTCATGCAAGACAATTACATTCTGTAGATATAATATTGGTGAACCTAATAAACTGCATTTTTTGGTTCAACCCGTTTTCCTGGTTCTATAAAAGATCTGTAGAACAGAATCTTGAATTCCTAGCCGACCGGGAAACTGTAATAAACACCTCTGAAATTAAGGAATACCAGCATGCACTGGTAAAAGTTTCAATAGCCGATCTAAATCCGGCACTTACTAATCATTTTTATCAATCATTTATCAAAAAACGAATTCTTATGTTAAACAAAAAATCATCAAACCAGAGTCCGGCATGGAAGTTAAGCCTGGTAATGCCATTGATTCTTGCTTTCATGCTGCTCTTTAATGTTAAGACCGAAGCTCAAATCGTTGAGAATAAGTCACAAATTGCAGAAAAGTCTGAATCGCCGGAACCTCAACAAGAACCTGAACTTGAAACTGAAATTGAAGAGGAAATTGAAATAGCGGAGGCTCCCGAAGAAATCGAAGTTGAAATTGAAGAAGCTCCTGAAGTTTCCTGGACTACTGAAACCAGGACCACCAGACGTAGAAGCATGGGAGATCTGGGTATTGATCCCTTGTATGTCCTGAACGGGAAAAAATATAAGGCTTCAAAACTCAAAAGTAAATATATTAGTCTTGGATCTGAATTTGAGATCTTAACCGGTGAAGATGCTACCAATACTTTTGGCGAGGATGCAAAAGGTGGAGCGATAATTATTCCGGACGCAGAGATCATCAAGAACTTTGACAAGGTCATGGAAGAAATTGGAGGAAACAACCAGTTTTCGGGAAGATATATTATGGTAGATGAAACTGGAAAACCAAACTATGTAAGACTAAATTCTTCCACTTCGGCTCCTAAACATGAAAAAGTAATATTCGGAAAGGGACACTCAACAGTTCAAGCCTTTCCAAAAATGAGTGACTATCAAATAATGCACGGCAGCGCTTCGAATGGAATAAACGGAACAGGTGTTTACGAATTCAGAACAAAAGACTCAGGACACAATGTAAGAATTCGAAAAATCAGTAACGATTCTAATAAGGTATATTTCCAGACTCAGAATAGTGAACCGATTTATGTTGTTAATGAAGAAATACAAACCAAAGATTTTCTCCAATTGATAGACCCTGAAGATATCGCTTCAATCAATGTTCTTAAGGGAGGCATGGCAATAAAAGAATATGGGAACAAAGCAAAAAATGGAGTTATCGTTATTAAAACAAAGGAATTCACCGGTGAGAGTGATGCCTCCATCTTCCAGATAAAAAACACTTATACCAATGCAGAAATCGAAGCCCTAAAAAATCAAGTAAGCGAAAAGACAGATTACGAGCTAGAGCTAAAAGGAATAAAACGCAATGACCAAGGGATAATTACCAATATTGAGGTTAAGTTTTACAATAGTCAAAATATGGTTAACTCGAATTACAGTAACAGTCATGGAGTTCCAAATATACACGTTGGACTTAGAAAAGGTGGCGGATTAATTATCTCGACA
- a CDS encoding glutamine synthetase III has protein sequence MSTLRFQALKETLNRKPVKIEEPARRSEIFSSNVFNETIMRQFLTKEAYENVTEAMRTGKKIDRNVADHISTGMKEWAISKGVTHYTHWFQPLTGATAEKHDAFFEPLGEGLAIEKFGGGQLVQQEPDASSFPNGGIRNTFEARGYTAWDPTSPAFIWGTTLCIPTIFVSYTGEALDNKTPLLRALQAADQAATDVAKYFDKNVKKVNATLGWEQEYFLIDSALVASRPDITLTGRTLLGHSPAKGQQLDDHYFGSIPSRAIAFMMDLEIECMKLGIPVKTRHNEVAPNQFELAPIFEEANLAVDHNSLIMDVMKKVGERHNLSVLMHEKPFAGINGSGKHNNWSLATDTGVNLLSPGSTPMKNLQFLTFFVNTIKAVYDNEELLRAAIASASNDHRLGANEAPPAIISVFIGSQLTKVLDELEKVTDGKLSPQEKTELKLNVVGKIPEILLDNTDRNRTSSFAFTGNKFEFRAVGSLANCAGAMTVLNSIVAKQLKDFKVEVDKLIKDKKMKKDDAIFNVLRDYIKKSKKIRFEGDGYGEAWEKEAKKRGLSNNRTTPQALKAQVSKKTIALYKELGVMNKVEVEARHEIELEEYAMRIQIEGRILGDIARNHVIPTAIRYQNILIKNVTGLKAIYGEEYTRHAKEQLEIIESISAHIASINSNVNAMIEARKVANKIDDAEKKAFAYCDDVKPFFEEIRYHCDKLELLVDDELWPLTKYRELLFTR, from the coding sequence ATGTCAACTTTACGATTTCAAGCTTTAAAAGAAACTTTAAACCGAAAGCCTGTTAAGATAGAAGAACCTGCTAGAAGATCTGAGATCTTCTCAAGCAATGTGTTCAACGAAACTATCATGAGGCAGTTTTTAACCAAAGAAGCCTATGAGAATGTGACCGAAGCTATGCGTACGGGAAAGAAAATTGACCGTAATGTAGCCGATCATATTTCTACCGGGATGAAGGAATGGGCGATCTCTAAAGGAGTTACGCATTATACACACTGGTTCCAGCCCCTAACAGGAGCCACTGCAGAAAAGCATGATGCATTCTTTGAACCATTAGGAGAGGGCCTTGCAATTGAGAAATTTGGTGGTGGGCAGTTGGTTCAACAGGAACCAGATGCTTCAAGTTTCCCGAATGGTGGAATTAGAAATACTTTTGAAGCTCGAGGATATACTGCATGGGATCCTACATCTCCTGCATTTATCTGGGGAACTACACTTTGTATTCCAACTATATTCGTTTCCTATACAGGAGAGGCATTAGATAATAAAACACCTTTACTTAGAGCATTGCAAGCAGCAGATCAGGCTGCTACAGATGTTGCCAAGTATTTTGATAAAAATGTAAAGAAAGTAAATGCAACCCTTGGATGGGAGCAGGAATATTTTCTTATAGATTCTGCTCTTGTTGCTTCAAGACCAGATATTACTCTTACAGGTAGAACTCTTCTTGGGCACTCACCTGCAAAAGGTCAGCAATTAGATGATCACTATTTTGGATCTATTCCTTCCAGAGCTATTGCTTTTATGATGGATCTTGAGATCGAATGTATGAAGCTGGGTATACCGGTAAAAACCCGTCACAACGAGGTAGCACCGAACCAGTTCGAGCTGGCTCCAATCTTTGAAGAGGCGAACCTTGCAGTAGACCATAACTCTTTGATCATGGATGTGATGAAGAAGGTTGGTGAAAGACATAATCTTAGTGTATTAATGCACGAAAAACCATTTGCCGGAATTAACGGTAGTGGTAAACACAATAACTGGTCATTGGCTACAGATACAGGAGTGAATTTACTTTCACCAGGATCTACTCCAATGAAAAACCTGCAGTTCCTTACTTTCTTCGTAAATACTATTAAAGCAGTATACGATAATGAAGAATTATTAAGAGCTGCAATCGCCAGTGCTTCTAACGACCACCGTCTGGGGGCAAATGAGGCACCACCGGCAATTATTTCTGTTTTCATAGGATCTCAGTTAACCAAGGTTCTTGATGAACTTGAAAAAGTAACTGATGGCAAACTTTCTCCACAAGAGAAAACAGAGCTTAAACTGAACGTGGTAGGTAAGATCCCGGAAATCCTTCTGGATAATACAGATAGAAACCGTACCTCTTCATTTGCTTTTACAGGTAATAAATTTGAGTTCCGTGCAGTAGGTTCTCTTGCCAACTGTGCCGGAGCAATGACTGTATTGAACAGTATCGTAGCCAAGCAGCTTAAAGACTTTAAAGTTGAAGTAGATAAGTTGATCAAGGATAAGAAGATGAAGAAAGATGATGCGATCTTTAATGTACTTAGAGATTACATCAAGAAGTCGAAAAAGATCCGTTTTGAAGGTGATGGATATGGTGAAGCTTGGGAAAAAGAAGCTAAGAAAAGAGGTCTAAGTAATAATAGAACTACTCCACAGGCGCTAAAAGCCCAGGTGAGTAAGAAGACCATTGCTCTTTACAAAGAGCTTGGAGTTATGAACAAAGTAGAGGTAGAGGCTCGTCATGAGATCGAACTTGAAGAGTATGCAATGAGAATCCAGATCGAAGGTCGTATCCTTGGAGATATTGCCAGAAATCATGTGATCCCAACTGCTATTCGTTACCAGAATATTTTGATCAAGAACGTTACTGGTCTTAAGGCTATTTACGGTGAGGAGTATACAAGACATGCAAAAGAGCAATTAGAGATCATTGAAAGTATTTCTGCTCATATCGCTAGTATCAACTCTAATGTGAACGCTATGATCGAAGCAAGAAAAGTTGCCAATAAGATCGACGATGCAGAGAAAAAAGCATTTGCTTATTGTGACGATGTAAAACCTTTCTTCGAGGAAATTAGATATCATTGTGATAAACTTGAATTATTAGTAGACGATGAGCTTTGGCCATTGACTAAATACAGAGAGTTATTGTTCACTAGATAA